The Rhinopithecus roxellana isolate Shanxi Qingling chromosome 13, ASM756505v1, whole genome shotgun sequence genome contains a region encoding:
- the LOC104678845 gene encoding dysbindin domain-containing protein 2 → MDPNPRAALERQQLRLRERQKFFEDILQPETEFVFPLSHLHLESQRPPIGSISSMEVNVDTLEQVELIDLGDPDGADVFLPCEDPPPTPQSSGVDNHLEELSLPVPTSDRTTSRTSSSSSDSSTNLHSPNPSDDGADTPLAQSDEEEERGDGGAEPGACS, encoded by the exons ATGGACCCAAATCCTCGGGCCGCCCTGGAGCGCCAGCAGCTCCGCCTTCGGGAGCGGCAGAAATTCTTCGAGGACATTTTACAGCCAGAGACAGAGTTTGTCTTTCCTCTGTCCCACCTGCATCTCGAGTCACAGAGAC CCCCCATAGGTAGTATCTCATCCATGGAAGTGAATGTGGACACACTGGAGCAAGTAGAACTTATTGACCTTGGGGATCCGGATGGAGCAGATGTGTTCTTGCCTTGCGAAGATCCTCCACCAACCCCTCAGTCGTCTG GGGTGGACAACCATTTGGAGGAGCTGAGCCTGCCGGTGCCTACATCAGACAGGACCACATCTaggacctcctcctcctcctccgacTCCTCCACCAACCTGCACAGCCCAAATCCAAGTGATGATGGAGCAGACACGCCCTTGGCACAGTCggatgaagaggaggaaaggGGGGATGGAGGGGCAGAGCCTGGAGCCTGCAGCTAG